A window of the Cutaneotrichosporon cavernicola HIS019 DNA, chromosome: 6 genome harbors these coding sequences:
- a CDS encoding uncharacterized protein (CFEM domain), translated as MKYFAAAAVLASVAVAQLDPSTINPCILTCATTGATAAGCSGVTDLACICASAQFMTGALDCINSQCPDQVAAATALQGTLCAGQSTAAAGASGAETTASAAASESAAATAESSAASVASSAASAASSVASSAASGAESAAASGSAKASSAAASASSKAASAVSGASSAVSSAASAKPTSAAGALTIPAKEVALAVFGVVAGAGLLI; from the exons ATGAAGTacttcgccgccgccgctgtcCTCGCTTCGGTCGCTGTTGCCCA GCTCGACCCCAGCACTATCAACCCTTGCATCCTCACCTGCGCCACCACCGGTGCCACTGCTGCCGGCTGCTCGGGTGTCACCGACTTGGCCTGCATCTGCGCTTCGGCCCAGTTCATGACGGGTGCGCTTGACTGCATCAACTC GCAGTGCCCCGACCAGGTTGCCGCGGCGACTGCCCTCCAGGGTACCCTTTGTGCCGGCCAGAGCACTGCTGcggccggcgccagcggcgccgagaccaccgcgagcgccgccgcttccgAGTCGGCTGCCGCTACTGCTGAatcctccgccgcctctgttgcctcctccgccgcctcggctgcCTCCTCCGTTGCCTCCTCCGCTGCCTCGGGCGCCGAGTCGGCCGCTGCGTCCGGCTCTGCCAAggcctcgtccgccgccgctAGCGCTTCGTCGAAGGCCGCGTCGGCTGTCTCGGGTGCCTCGAGCGCtgtctcgagcgccgcctcggcgaaGCCCACCTCTGCTGCCGGCGCCCTCACCATCCccgccaaggaggtcgcTCTCGCTGTCTTCGGCGTTGTTGCCGGTGCCGGTCTCCTTATTTAA
- a CDS encoding uncharacterized protein (sensory perception of sound) — protein MAPKRKSKRAAAPPLPDETPPFSDEQPPLPDEQPPLPDEQPPLPDEQPPLPDEAPPLPDEQPPLPDEQPPLPNEQPPISVGDDAQPITSLGEGGDSDDEDDDDEEDGAGKEKGKGKEKAHPWQAVWAPANNAYYFWNTDTGEVTWANPVAPPSDAPPLPNEPPPLPAGPAPPRAGGLPEIDPGLAHLLPAEQRDSSTSAMSAAMAARSGRLGADSHYAFAALDEYSRQKRFNEHYFDVDGWEKSKAAEARKRKADKEAGINQDRKITKKDMDRFRAKKAEQKERRQAWLYD, from the exons ATGGCACCAAAGAGGAAGAGCAAGAGAGccgcagcgccgcctctcccAGACGAGACACCTCCTTTTTCAGATGAgcaacctcctcttcccgaCGAgcaacctcctcttcccgaCGAGCAGCCCCCATTGCCGGACGAGCAGCCCCCTCTCCCTGATGAGGCTCCTCCGCTGCCGGATGAACAACCTCCGCTTCCCGATGAGCAGCCTCCGCTCCCGAATGAGCAACCGCCGATCTCTGTTGGAGACGACGCGCAGCCTATCACCTCACTTGGCGAAGGAGGAGATAGtgacgacgaagacgatgatgacgaggaggacggagCCGGGAAAGAGAAGGGCAAAGGGAAAGAGAAGGCGCATCCATGGCAGGCCGTATGGGCACCAGCTAATAATG CGTATTATTTCTGGAACACGGACACGGGGGAGGTGACATGGGCAAACCCTGTCGCCCCGCCTTCGGACGCCCCACCACTGCCCAACGAACCACCTCCACTGCCTGCAGgccccgccccgccccgcGCCGGCGGGCTGCCAGAGATCGATCCAGGGCTCGCTCATCTCCTCCCGGCTGAGCAGCGCGACAGCTCAACCTCCGCAATGTCAGCAGCGATGGCCGCGCGCAGCGGACGTCTCGGCGCTGATTCCCACTATGCGTtcgcggcgctcgacgagtaCTCGCGCCAGAAGCGATTTAACGAGCATTACTTCGACGTGGATGGGTGGGAGAAGTCtaaggctgccgaggcgcgcaagcgcaaggctgACAAGGAGGCTGGGATCAACCAGGACCGCAAGATTACCAAGAAGGATATG GACCGGTTCCgcgccaagaaggctgaGCAGAAGGAGCGACGGCAGGCTTGGTTGTACGACTAG